The following are from one region of the Apostichopus japonicus isolate 1M-3 chromosome 17, ASM3797524v1, whole genome shotgun sequence genome:
- the LOC139984066 gene encoding uncharacterized protein isoform X1, translated as MENPQFEQVIDLAHASSVRRIRTPEMDDEYRQRSLNLLFSMDEDSGPDKKKKKINKKKCIFISSTAVGMLTVLVLILMLFGPLKLEKDDNSSTLYDKNKMDDKESSTKVDSDVPATKKQPVVTATLPSDQSETPSTSTQDLTDLITNGTSTPSAMFEQTSQPPLRTTTHRISTTATQAPPCTTANDGRTTGCLTSLLVDCHQISGCQTTAPNRYGYGSTPDRIYQTFGNFKMLLQNFECHSRSKEFLCAIIHPPCRTRIDSNVIELNYVFDIVNFVQQKTPIPCKSLCNQIGDECLKNLPESHRGGFYDLCNRMPESASEAMCFGGNLSNADADCQPNPCLNGGLCFIQRDQQYCQCTTGFYGTFCQNGNVTSYNISNDQCVRLPEECRSVLPYNNTRGINLNGTNMAYIASWDTIATVARDSSTKKTLCAFAYPQCPSDGTLIYKACQKSCMKVKNEIEFLLAAISYPTLECDKALDDNSLPTGTECI; from the exons ATGGATGACGAGTACAGACAGAGAAGCCTGAATTTACTCTTTTCCATGGATGAAGATTCTGGTCCagataagaagaagaagaaaatcaataaaaagaaatgcatattcatttcaTCCACAGCCGTCGGTATGCTGACTGTTCTGGTTCTGATACTTATGTTGT TTGGTCCTCTGAAATTAGAAAAGGATGACAATTCTTCCACCCTGTATGATAAAAACAAGATGGACGACAAAGAAAGTTCAACTAAAGTTGATAGTGACGTTCCAGCGACGAAAAAACAACCGGTTGTCACGGCAACGCTTCCATCCGACCAGTCAGAAACGCCCTCGACGTCAACCCAGGATT TGACAGACTTGATAACAAATGGTACTTCAACACCATCCGCCATGTTTGAACAGACCAGTCAACCGCCGCTTCGTACGACTACACACAGAATATCGACAACAGCGACACAAGCACCGCCTTGTACAACAGCAAACGATGGTCGAACGACAG GTTGTCTGACGTCACTGTTGGTCGATTGTCATCAAATCAGCGGTTGCCAAACGACCGCGCCAAATAGATATGGTTACGGGAGTACTCCGGACAGGATATACCAGACATTCGGCAATTTCAAGATGCTATTACAAAACTTTGAATGCCATTCTAGATCAAAAGAGTTCTTATGCGCCATAATCCATCCTCCCTGCCGAACTCGTATCGATTCAAATGTGATTGAATTAAACTACGTTTTCGATATTGTAAATTTCGTTCAGCAAAAGACTCCTATACCTTGCAAGTCCCTCTGTAACCAAATTGGCGACGAATGCCTGAAGAACTTACCTGAATCCCATAGGGGAGGGTTTTACGATTTATGCAACAGAATGCCAGAATCAGCCTCGGAAGCTATGTGTTTTGGTGGCAACCTTTCCAATGCAG atgCTGATTGTCAACCCAATCCTTGTCTTAATGGTGGTCTCTGTTTCATACAACGGGACCAACAATATTGTCAATGTACCACTGGATTCTATGGGACTTTTTGCCAAAATG GAAACGTTACAAGTTACAATATCAGTAACGATCAATGTGTTCGCCTTCCGGAAGAATGTCGTTCGGTCCTACCCTACAATAACACTAGAGGTATCAACCTGAATGGAACAAATATGGCTTACATTGCATCATGGGATACCATAGCAACAGTAGCCCGTGACAGCTCAACGAAGAAAACGTTATGCGCATTTGCCTACCCACAATGCCCTTCGGATGGCACATTAATCTATAAAGCCTGCCAAAAATCGTGTATGAAAGTGaaaaatgaaatcgaatttCTGTTAGCAGCGATTTCTTATCCTACTTTAGAATGTGACAAGGCACTAGATGATAATTCGCTTCCTACAGGGACCGAATGTATCTGA
- the LOC139984066 gene encoding uncharacterized protein isoform X2 yields MDGALHKMDDEYRQRSLNLLFSMDEDSGPDKKKKKINKKKCIFISSTAVGMLTVLVLILMLFGPLKLEKDDNSSTLYDKNKMDDKESSTKVDSDVPATKKQPVVTATLPSDQSETPSTSTQDLTDLITNGTSTPSAMFEQTSQPPLRTTTHRISTTATQAPPCTTANDGRTTGCLTSLLVDCHQISGCQTTAPNRYGYGSTPDRIYQTFGNFKMLLQNFECHSRSKEFLCAIIHPPCRTRIDSNVIELNYVFDIVNFVQQKTPIPCKSLCNQIGDECLKNLPESHRGGFYDLCNRMPESASEAMCFGGNLSNADADCQPNPCLNGGLCFIQRDQQYCQCTTGFYGTFCQNGNVTSYNISNDQCVRLPEECRSVLPYNNTRGINLNGTNMAYIASWDTIATVARDSSTKKTLCAFAYPQCPSDGTLIYKACQKSCMKVKNEIEFLLAAISYPTLECDKALDDNSLPTGTECI; encoded by the exons ATGGACGGCGCTCTGCATAag ATGGATGACGAGTACAGACAGAGAAGCCTGAATTTACTCTTTTCCATGGATGAAGATTCTGGTCCagataagaagaagaagaaaatcaataaaaagaaatgcatattcatttcaTCCACAGCCGTCGGTATGCTGACTGTTCTGGTTCTGATACTTATGTTGT TTGGTCCTCTGAAATTAGAAAAGGATGACAATTCTTCCACCCTGTATGATAAAAACAAGATGGACGACAAAGAAAGTTCAACTAAAGTTGATAGTGACGTTCCAGCGACGAAAAAACAACCGGTTGTCACGGCAACGCTTCCATCCGACCAGTCAGAAACGCCCTCGACGTCAACCCAGGATT TGACAGACTTGATAACAAATGGTACTTCAACACCATCCGCCATGTTTGAACAGACCAGTCAACCGCCGCTTCGTACGACTACACACAGAATATCGACAACAGCGACACAAGCACCGCCTTGTACAACAGCAAACGATGGTCGAACGACAG GTTGTCTGACGTCACTGTTGGTCGATTGTCATCAAATCAGCGGTTGCCAAACGACCGCGCCAAATAGATATGGTTACGGGAGTACTCCGGACAGGATATACCAGACATTCGGCAATTTCAAGATGCTATTACAAAACTTTGAATGCCATTCTAGATCAAAAGAGTTCTTATGCGCCATAATCCATCCTCCCTGCCGAACTCGTATCGATTCAAATGTGATTGAATTAAACTACGTTTTCGATATTGTAAATTTCGTTCAGCAAAAGACTCCTATACCTTGCAAGTCCCTCTGTAACCAAATTGGCGACGAATGCCTGAAGAACTTACCTGAATCCCATAGGGGAGGGTTTTACGATTTATGCAACAGAATGCCAGAATCAGCCTCGGAAGCTATGTGTTTTGGTGGCAACCTTTCCAATGCAG atgCTGATTGTCAACCCAATCCTTGTCTTAATGGTGGTCTCTGTTTCATACAACGGGACCAACAATATTGTCAATGTACCACTGGATTCTATGGGACTTTTTGCCAAAATG GAAACGTTACAAGTTACAATATCAGTAACGATCAATGTGTTCGCCTTCCGGAAGAATGTCGTTCGGTCCTACCCTACAATAACACTAGAGGTATCAACCTGAATGGAACAAATATGGCTTACATTGCATCATGGGATACCATAGCAACAGTAGCCCGTGACAGCTCAACGAAGAAAACGTTATGCGCATTTGCCTACCCACAATGCCCTTCGGATGGCACATTAATCTATAAAGCCTGCCAAAAATCGTGTATGAAAGTGaaaaatgaaatcgaatttCTGTTAGCAGCGATTTCTTATCCTACTTTAGAATGTGACAAGGCACTAGATGATAATTCGCTTCCTACAGGGACCGAATGTATCTGA